A region of Lycium barbarum isolate Lr01 chromosome 3, ASM1917538v2, whole genome shotgun sequence DNA encodes the following proteins:
- the LOC132632577 gene encoding (+)-menthofuran synthase-like: MISSFAVFSYLIFLSFVLISLFQLSSKKSKKNLPPSPPKLPFIGNFHQLGLQPHRSLQKLTNEHGPMMMLQFGSTPVLIASSAEAASEIMKTQDMSFANKPKSSIPSKLFFGPKDVAFTPYGEYWRNARSVCMLQLLNNKRVQSFSKIREEETSLLLQKIRDSIDNSQVVDLTELFVSMTNDVLCRVALGRKYCDGEEGKKFKTLLLEFVELLGVFNIGDYMPWLAWVNRFNGLNAKVDKVADEFSAFLEGVIEEHREKKIDDKEEGADFVDILLQVQNENKSGFKVEMDSIKAIIMDMFSAGTDTTSTLLEWTMNELIRNPKTLRKLRDEVRLVTQGKSDVIEDDLEHMPYLKAVIKESLRLHSPVPLLPREAIKDTKVLGYDVAAGTQVLVCPWAISRDPAIWENPEEFQPERFLDSSVDYKGLHFGLIPFGAGRRGCPGITFAKIVNELALARMLFHFEFSLPNGAKAEDLDVDEALGITVRRKFPLLVVATPPII, encoded by the coding sequence aaagaaaaatctTCCTCCATCTCCACCAAAGCTTCCATTCATCGGAAACTTTCACCAACTGGGCTTACAACCACATCGCTCTCTCCAAAAACTAACGAACGAACATGGCCCAATGATGATGCTTCAGTTTGGCAGCACACCTGTGCTCATCGCTTCCTCAGCCGAAGCAGCTTCCGAGATCATGAAAACCCAAGATATGAGCTTTGCTAACAAGCCCAagtctagtattccaagcaagctTTTCTTTGGTCCAAAGGACGTGGCCTTCACTCCATATGGAGAGTACTGGAGGAACGCTAGAAGTGTTTGCATGCTTCAGCTTTTGAACAACAAAAGAGTCCAATCGTTTAGTAAAATCAGGGAAGAAGAGACTTCTCTTCTTCTCCAAAAAATTAGGGACTCAATTGACAATTCACAAGTTGTGGATTTGACGGAGCTGTTTGTGAGCATGACGAACGACGTGCTTTGCAGGGTGGCGTTAGGAAGGAAGTATTGTGATGGGGAAGAAGGGAAAAAGTTCAAGACATTGTTGTTAGAGTTTGTGGAATTGTTGGGAGTTTTTAATATTGGAGATTACATGCCCTGGCTTGCATGGGTGAACCGTTTCAATGGTTTAAATGCCAAAGTGGACAAGGTGGCTGATGAGTTTAGTGCATTCTTGGAGGGTGTGATTGAGGAACATAGGGAGAAGAAAATAGATGACAAAGAAGAAGGGGCGGATTTTGTGGATATATTGCTCCAAGTTCAGAATGAAAACAAGTCGGGTTTTAAGGTTGAGATGGATTCAATTAAAGCTATTATCATGGATATGTTTTCTGCAGGAACTGATACAACGTCCACTCTTTTAGAATGGACAATGAATGAGCTGATCAGAAATCCAAAGACTTTACGAAAATTAAGAGACGAGGTGAGGCTAGTTACTCAAGGGAAGTCGGACGTAATAGAGGATGACTTGGAACACATGCCTTATTTAAAAGCAGTGATCAAAGAGAGCCTACGGCTTCATTCTCCGGTGCCATTGCTTCCTAGGGAAGCAATAAAGGACACCAAAGTGTTAGGCTACGACGTAGCTGCGGGAACTCAAGTCCTTGTTTGTCCATGGGCTATATCGAGAGACCCAGCCATATGGGAAAATCCAGAGGAGTTTCAACCAGAAAGGTTTTTGGATAGTTCTGTCGATTACAAAGGGTTACATTTCGGATTAATCCCTTTTGGTGCCGGCAGAAGAGGTTGTCCCGGAATTACATTCGCTAAGATTGTGAATGAGCTGGCATTAGCAAGAATGTTGTTTCATTTTGAATTCTCGTTACCAAATGGAGCAAAAGCTGAAGATTTGGATGTGGATGAAGCCCTTGGAATTACAGTCAGACGAAAATTCCCCTTACTTGTCGTTGCAACTCCACCCATTATTTGA
- the LOC132632576 gene encoding cytochrome P450 71A3-like, with protein sequence MDLPWYSLLIPLFVFIFFLHQWFFTTSNHKKRLPPSPRKLPIIGNLHQLGPLPYRSLHKLSEKHGPVMLLHLGSKPVLIASSVDAARGIIKTHDLVWSNRPKSRMADRLLYGSKDVAFSPYGEYWRQIKSIAVLHLLSNKRVQSYRDIREEETSSMIEKIRQDCGSSSSVIDLRDLFCCMTNNIVSRVALGRKYNKGESGINPKVTLDETGELLGTFNVGDYIPWLVWVNKIIGLDTKVEKVAKELDTFLESVIEEHIIRNKKGENRAGEAKDFVDILLEIQNGKETGFPLQRDSLKALILDNFAAGTDTTYTALEWIMTELLRHPRAMEKLQNEVRGLAQGKAEITEDDLGNMHYLKAVIKEALRLHPPVPLLVPRESTEDIKLLGYHIAAKTQVIINAWTIGRDPLSWENPEEYRPERFLNSNIDVKGLNFELIPFGAGRRGCPGAAFAIVINELALARLVHKFNFSLPGGLKPDDLDMTESSGITSRRKSPLLAVATRGEARI encoded by the exons atggatCTTCCCTGGTATTCTCTTCTAATTCCTCTGTTTGtcttcattttcttccttcatCAATGGTTCTTTACTACTTCAAATCACAAAAAACGGTTACCACCATCTCCAAGAAAGCTTCCAATCATAGGAAATCTGCACCAACTAGGGCCGCTTCCTTACCGTTCTCTCCATAAACTATCAGAAAAACATGGTCCAGTCATGCTACTTCACTTGGGCAGTAAGCCAGTGCTTATTGCTTCCTCTGTAGATGCTGCTCGCGGTATCATCAAAACCCACGATCTCGTCTGGTCAAACAGACCTAAATCTAGAATGGCTGATAGACTCCTTTATGGCTCCAAGGATGTGGCCTTTAGTCCCTATGGTGAATACTGGAGACAAATTAAAAGCATCGCCGTGCTTCACCTTCTCAGCAACAAACGAGTCCAATCTTATCGCGATATCAGAGAAGAAGAAACATCGAGTATGATTGAAAAAATCAGACAAGATTGTGGTTCTTCGAGTTCAGTGATTGATCTAAGAGATCTTTTCTGCTGTATGACTAATAACATAGTTAGCAGAGTGGCCTTAGGGAGAAAATATAATAAAGGAGAAAGTGGAATTAATCCTAAGGTCACCCTTGATGAAACTGGTGAGCTTTTGGGTACTTTTAACGTTGGGGATTATATTCCATGGCTTGTATGGGTTAATAAAATCATTGGTTTGGACACCAAAGTGGAGAAAGTAGCTAAAGAGTTGGATACATTTTTGGAGAGTGTGATTGAAGAACACATTATTAGGAACAAGAAAGGAGAAAACCGTGCAGGTGAAGCTAAAGACTTCGTGGACATTTTGTTGGAAATTCAAAATGGAAAAGAAACTGGATTTCCTCTTCAAAGGGATTCATTGAAGGCTCTCATCTTG GATAATTTTGCTGCTGGTACGGACACAACGTATACAGCTTTAGAGTGGATAATGACAGAGCTTTTGAGGCATCCAAGAGCCATGGAAAAATTACAGAATGAAGTGCGAGGATTAGCCCAAGGGAAAGCGGAGATAACTGAGGACGACTTAGGAAATATGCATTATCTGAAAGCAGTGATCAAAGAGGCTCTCAGGCTTCATCCACCGGTTCCACTACTAGTTCCTCGAGAATCAACAGAAGACATAAAATTACTTGGCTACCATATAGCTGCTAAAACTCAAGTCATTATCAATGCTTGGACAATCGGAAGAGATCCTTTATCATGGGAAAATCCAGAGGAGTACCGGCCAGAAAGGTTCTTAAATAGTAAtattgatgttaaaggactaaACTTTGAGTTGATTCCCTTCGGAGCTGGTAGAAGGGGCTGCCCAGGAGCTGCTTTTGCTATTGTGATAAATGAGCTAGCATTAGCAAGGCTTGTGCACAAGTTCAATTTTTCATTGCCAGGAGGGTTGAAACCGGATGATTTGGATATGACTGAAAGCAGTGGCATCACTAGTCGTAGGAAATCACCTTTGCTAGCAGTGGCCACCAGAGGCGAAGCCAGGATTTGA
- the LOC132632572 gene encoding cytochrome P450 71A4-like — protein sequence MELPWYFFLVPLLVFIFFLRQWFFTTSNGQKRLIPPSPRKLPIIGNLHQLGSHPHRSLHKLSEKYGPVMLLHLGSKPVLVASSAEAARDILKIHDLVCSNRPNSSIANGLLYGSKDVAYSPYGEYWRQIRSVTVLHLLSNKRVQSYRDVREDETSNMIEKLRQGCDSSNSVINLRDLLSCMTNNIISRVAIGRTYDEGEGGIDVKALLEELLELLGIFNIGDYIPWLKWVNEINGLNTRVKKVAKDLDAFLESVIEEHIIIRNKKREYSAGEAKDFVDVLLEIQNGMETGFPLQRDSLKAILLDSFIAGTDTTYTTLEWVMTELLRNPRAMEKLQDEVRQLAQGKVEITEDDLGNMQYLKAVIKEALRLHSPVPLLVPRESMEDVKLLDYDIAAKTQIFINAWAIGRDSSSWDDPEEYRPERFLNNNIDVKGLNFELIPFGAGRRGCPAAAFAVVVIELALARLMHKFNFALPEGITKEDLDMTECTGLAIRRKSPLLAVATPDCR from the exons ATGGAGCTCCCCTGGTATTTTTTTCTTGTTCCTCTGCTTGTCTTCATTTTCTTCCTTCGTCAGTGGTTCTTTACCACTTCAAACGGCCAAAAAAGGTTAATACCACCATCTCCAAGAAAGCTTCCAATCATAGGAAATCTGCATCAACTTGGGTCCCATCCTCACCGTTCTCTCCATAAACTATCTGAAAAATATGGTCCTGTCATGCTACTTCACTTGGGCAGTAAGCCAGTGCTTGTTGCTTCCTCTGCTGAAGCTGCTCGTGATATCTTGAAAATTCACGATCTTGTGTGTTCAAACAGACCTAATTCTAGCATCGCTAATGGACTCCTTTATGGATCCAAAGACGTGGCCTATAGTCCCTATGGTGAATACTGGAGACAAATTAGAAGTGTCACCGTGCTTCACCTTCTCAGCaacaaaagagttcaatcttatcGTGATGTGAGAGAAGATGAAACATCAAACATGATTGAAAAACTTAGGCAAGGGTGTGATTCTTCGAATTCAGTGATAAACTTGAGAGATCTCTTAAGTTGTATGACAAATAACATAATCAGCAGAGTGGCCATAGGGAGGACATACGATGAAGGGGAAGGTGGAATAGACGTTAAGGCTCTCTTAGAAGAACTTCTAGAACTTTTAGGTATTTTTAACATTGGTGATTATATTCCATGGCTTAAATGGGTGAATGAAATCAATGGTCTGAACACCAGAGTGAAGAAAGTAGCTAAAGATTTGGATGCATTTCTAGAGAGCGTGATCGAAGAACACATAATTATTAGGAACAAGAAAAGAGAATACAGTGCGGGTGAAGCTAAAGACTTCGTGGATGTTTTGCTGGAAATTCAGAATGGAATGGAAACTGGCTTTCCTCTTCAAAGAGATTCATTGAAAGCTATTCTCTTG GACTCGTTTATTGCTGGTACGGATACAACATATACAACTTTAGAGTGGGTAATGACAGAGCTTTTGAGGAATCCAAGAGCTATGGAAAAATTACAGGATGAAGTGCGACAATTAGCCCAGGGAAAAGTGGAGATAACGGAGGATGACTTAGGAAATATGCAGTATCTTAAAGCAGTGATTAAAGAGGCTCTCAGGCTTCATTCACCGGTTCCACTTCTAGTTCCTCGAGAATCAATGGAAGACGTAAAATTACTAGACTATGACATAGCTGCTAAAACTCAAATCTTTATTAATGCTTGGGCAATCGGCAGGGACTCGTCGTCGTGGGATGATCCAGAGGAGTACCGGCCAGAGAGGTTCTTAAATAATAAtattgatgttaaaggactaaACTTTGAGTTGATTCCCTTCGGAGCTGGCAGAAGGGGCTGCCCAGCAGCTGCTTTTGCTGTTGTAGTAATTGAGCTAGCATTAGCAAGGCTTATGCACAAGTTCAATTTTGCATTACCAGAAGGGATAACAAAGGAGGATTTGGATATGACTGAATGTACTGGCCTTGCTATTCGTAGAAAATCACCTTTGCTAGCAGTGGCTACTCCAGACTGTCGTTAG
- the LOC132634191 gene encoding cytochrome P450 736A117-like, producing the protein MFCLSPSFLAAISSILFIAIIIKWFSHTKKTLPPSPWKLPIIGNLHQLGLYPHRSLQMLSKKYGHLIQLQLGTNPALVVTSANVAQEILKNHDLVFANRPKTTFHDKLLYGSKDMAFSKYGEYWRQVRGVCVHQLLSNTRVQSFGTVREEETLLMIKKIRDLSSVSLPSEFNLSDILRSFTSDVFCRIALGKKYSDGEIGKRFKFLLKEAVGLLGAFSMGSYIPWLRWVNRFNGLNKRVELVANEFDEFLQGMVEQHINESKGGEAEIADFVDILLEEFHRQDNAGLSNHTDTVKALILDMFVGGSDTTFALLEWSMTELLRNPKTLEKLQNEAREVAQGNSCITEDDVPKMPYLKAVIKESLRLHPPIPLIPRQSSQDIKVMGYDVAANTQVYFNVWALGRDPSLWQNPEEFQPERFFGTNIDVKGFNFELIPFGSGRRGCPGSQFALAVNELALANLVLNFNFALPDRPNTKDLDIAESTGLAVHKKYPLVVLATHCF; encoded by the exons ATGTTCTGCCTTTCTCCCTCGTTTCTTGCTGCTATATCCTCAATTCTGTTTATCGCGATCATCATTAAATGGTTCTCTCACACCAAGAAAACGTTGCCTCCTTCTCCATGGAAGCTTCCCATTATTGGAAATCTTCATCAACTTGGCCTTTACCCACACCGCTCCCTCCAAATGCTGTCCAAAAAATACGGTCACTTAATACAGCTTCAACTAGGCACAAATCCAGCACTTGTTGTTACCTCAGCCAATGTAGCTCAAGAAATACTGAAAAATCATGACTTGGTTTTCGCAAACAGGCCTAAAACAACCTTCCATGACAAACTACTTTACGGTTCAAAAGATATGGCGTTCAGTAAATATGGTGAGTATTGGAGGCAAGTGAGAGGCGTTTGTGTGCATCAACTTTTGAGTAACACTAGAGTCCAATCATTTGGTACAGTACGAGAAGAAGAGACGTTGTTAATGATTAAGAAGATTAGAGATTTAAGCTCTGTTTCACTGCCTTCAGAGTTCAATTTGAGCGATATTTTGAGGTCATTTACAAGTGATGTGTTCTGTAGGATAGCTTTAGGTAAGAAGTATTCTGATGGCGAAATTGGGAAGAGATTTAAGTTTCTGCTGAAGGAGGCCGTTGGGTTATTAGGCGCATTCAGCATGGGGAGTTACATTCCATGGCTCCGATGGGTGAATCGTTTCAATGGATTGAATAAAAGAGTAGAATTAGTGGCTAACGAATTTGATGAATTCCTGCAAGGTATGGTTGAACAGCACATAAACGAAAGCAAAGGCGGTGAAGCTGAGATTGCAGATTTTGTGGATATCTTACTTGAAGaatttcatagacaagacaatgCTGGCTTATCCAATCATACTGACACGGTCAAGGCTCTCATCTTG GACATGTTTGTAGGTGGAAGTGACACAACATTTGCTCTTCTTGAATGGTCAATGACAGAACTGTTAAGAAATCCCAAAACCTTGGAGAAGTTACAAAATGAGGCAAGAGAAGTAGCCCAAGGAAACTCTTGTATAACAGAGGATGATGTACCAAAAATGCCGTATCTGAAAGCAGTGATCAAAGAGAGCCTACGACTACATCCTCCAATCCCATTAATTCCTCGACAATCAAGTCAAGATATCAAAGTGATGGGATATGATGTAGCAGCAAATACACAAGTTTATTTTAATGTTTGGGCACTTGGAAGAGACCCCTCGTTGTGGCAAAATCCTGAAGAGTTCCAGCCTGAGAGGTTCTTTGGGACCAACATTGATGTCAAAGGATTTAATTTTGAGCTTATTCCGTTTGGTTCAGGGCGAAGGGGATGCCCTGGATCCCAATTTGCCCTCGCTGTTAATGAACTTGCGCTGGCAAATTTGGTGTTGAACTTTAACTTTGCATTGCCTGATAGACCAAACACGAAGGATTTGGACATTGCGGAATCGACTGGCCTGGCTGTGCACAAAAAATATCCTTTGGTTGTTCTTGCCACTCATTGTTTTTGA